The following are from one region of the Eubacterium sp. MSJ-33 genome:
- a CDS encoding cytidine deaminase — protein MNRYMELTKQKIQNLIRLATDARKFSYAPYSQFAVGAALLGTDAKIYTGCNIENAAFTPGNCAERTAVFKAVSEGCREFTAIAIVGGKSGEDALAQTGYTAPCGVCRQVLREFVDPSAFVVILARTMDDYKVYTFEDLFPESFGPENLK, from the coding sequence ATAAACAGGTATATGGAATTGACAAAACAGAAAATACAAAATCTAATTAGACTTGCAACAGATGCAAGGAAGTTTTCGTATGCACCATATTCGCAGTTTGCAGTCGGGGCGGCATTGCTTGGGACAGATGCGAAAATATACACAGGATGCAATATTGAAAACGCGGCATTTACACCGGGAAACTGCGCAGAGCGGACAGCTGTGTTTAAGGCTGTGAGTGAAGGCTGCAGGGAATTTACGGCAATCGCGATTGTAGGCGGAAAGTCCGGGGAAGATGCGCTTGCGCAGACCGGATACACTGCACCATGCGGTGTGTGCAGACAGGTGTTGCGGGAGTTCGTCGATCCGTCTGCGTTTGTTGTGATCTTAGCACGTACAATGGATGATTATAAGGTATATACATTTGAAGATCTGTTTCCGGAAAGTTTTGGACCGGAGAATTTGAAATAA
- a CDS encoding acyl-[acyl-carrier-protein] thioesterase, which yields MYTYNKKVLFSDVDATRRMSFGSLMDAMQDCVNINSESVGRGIDYMLEHKRTWFAISWNIEIRRIPKMFEEISVKTWAYEFATSIGYRNVIVTDENGADIVCADSMWTLMDMETKHPVRIEEEDAKGYKIEPRYPMEKCGRKIRLPKEFEEVDTVVVPKADIDYNGHMSNAKYILLANEYVEDITRVNRIRVEYKSQARYKETLVIERVLQETETEAGTETHVIIKMSGKEAGDVKAVVDYRLTEV from the coding sequence ATGTACACATATAATAAAAAAGTACTTTTTTCGGATGTGGATGCAACGAGAAGGATGTCATTTGGAAGTCTGATGGATGCCATGCAGGATTGCGTTAACATCAATTCGGAGTCGGTTGGCAGAGGCATTGACTATATGCTTGAGCATAAGCGGACATGGTTCGCAATCAGTTGGAATATTGAGATTCGCCGTATCCCGAAGATGTTCGAGGAGATAAGCGTGAAGACGTGGGCGTATGAATTTGCAACGTCGATAGGCTATCGTAATGTAATTGTCACGGATGAAAATGGCGCGGATATTGTCTGTGCAGATTCAATGTGGACACTTATGGACATGGAGACAAAACATCCGGTTCGGATTGAGGAAGAGGATGCGAAGGGCTATAAGATCGAACCGCGGTATCCGATGGAAAAATGCGGTAGAAAGATCCGTCTGCCAAAGGAATTTGAAGAAGTTGATACAGTTGTTGTACCGAAAGCGGATATCGATTACAACGGACATATGAGCAATGCAAAATATATCCTGCTTGCAAATGAATATGTCGAGGATATCACACGTGTCAACCGGATTCGTGTGGAGTATAAAAGTCAGGCACGTTATAAGGAAACCCTTGTGATTGAGCGGGTACTGCAGGAAACCGAGACGGAAGCCGGAACGGAAACACATGTGATTATCAAGATGAGTGGTAAAGAAGCAGGTGACGTCAAGGCGGTTGTTGATTACCGACTGACAGAAGTGTAG
- a CDS encoding ATP-binding protein — protein sequence MRLLTCHIENFGKLSDFSYDFADGYNAIVLPNGAGKSTFAAFLRVMFYGFAGETKRMELEKERKRYQPWQGGTYGGQLTFTSDGKYYLLSRVFGKTAKGDSFRLQDANTLIDSIDFSELIGQELFGIDAESFTRTIYIGQTECAAVAATDSVSAKLGSQMEENEDMACYDVANKKLADAINQLSDKRSTGKLAKLEREARMLAQEIQAKNAVQEEIDTISGQLTAVKANWNACVAGNLTGENDKEEDASPTGQEHINTMQRRQDERYEQKKYKGITGIILGLLVIVYALLAAGKGYRMLILICGGFSLIAGACMLFGYAIVRKKRQIEIKTVQPKPLSEKQQQQRASEMETLSRQILQYSRRLDELESEYDALTEKERKLQSLNEEVITLREKCDIIQKTKAFLTQAKEDYGARYQAPVMDAFQRYYRMLTGDAGTAYGLSATFEMEKQEQGMYRNMGYFSRGYQDLTGLCMRLAFADAMYRDEKPFLILDDPFVNLDEEKIERGRVFVREVAKEYQVIYFTCHENRA from the coding sequence ATGAGATTACTGACCTGTCATATTGAAAATTTTGGAAAGCTTTCGGATTTTTCTTATGATTTTGCAGATGGTTATAATGCGATTGTACTTCCAAACGGCGCAGGAAAAAGTACATTTGCTGCGTTTCTCCGCGTGATGTTCTATGGTTTTGCCGGGGAGACAAAACGGATGGAACTTGAGAAGGAGCGGAAGCGTTACCAGCCGTGGCAGGGTGGCACCTATGGCGGACAGCTAACATTTACGTCGGATGGAAAATACTATCTGCTGTCGCGTGTCTTTGGGAAGACGGCAAAGGGAGACTCTTTCCGGTTACAGGATGCGAATACACTGATTGACAGTATAGATTTTTCGGAACTGATTGGACAGGAGTTATTCGGAATCGATGCAGAGTCATTTACGCGAACCATCTATATCGGACAGACAGAATGCGCGGCGGTTGCGGCGACAGACAGTGTGAGCGCGAAGCTTGGAAGTCAGATGGAAGAAAATGAGGATATGGCATGTTATGACGTGGCGAATAAAAAGCTTGCGGATGCAATCAATCAGCTATCAGATAAACGAAGTACCGGAAAACTTGCGAAGCTTGAGCGGGAAGCACGCATGCTTGCACAGGAGATACAGGCAAAAAACGCTGTGCAGGAAGAAATAGATACGATTTCCGGTCAGTTGACCGCAGTTAAGGCAAATTGGAATGCATGTGTGGCTGGAAACCTGACGGGGGAAAACGATAAGGAAGAAGATGCAAGCCCAACCGGACAGGAACACATCAATACCATGCAGCGCAGGCAAGATGAACGATACGAACAGAAGAAATATAAAGGAATCACAGGCATCATTTTAGGTCTGCTTGTGATCGTGTATGCGTTGCTTGCAGCAGGAAAAGGCTATCGTATGTTAATTCTCATCTGTGGTGGATTCAGCCTGATTGCAGGTGCATGTATGCTGTTTGGCTATGCAATAGTCAGAAAGAAACGACAGATTGAGATAAAAACCGTGCAGCCAAAGCCGCTTTCGGAGAAACAGCAGCAACAGCGGGCGTCAGAGATGGAGACGCTGTCGAGACAGATTTTGCAATATAGCCGGAGACTCGATGAATTAGAGAGTGAGTATGATGCACTGACTGAGAAGGAAAGAAAATTGCAATCTCTTAACGAAGAAGTGATTACGCTTCGGGAAAAGTGTGATATAATACAAAAGACTAAGGCTTTTTTGACGCAGGCAAAGGAAGATTACGGTGCACGTTATCAGGCACCGGTTATGGATGCATTTCAAAGGTATTACCGGATGCTGACAGGTGATGCCGGAACGGCATATGGGCTTTCTGCGACATTTGAGATGGAGAAGCAGGAGCAGGGAATGTATCGAAATATGGGATATTTCAGCCGGGGATATCAGGATCTGACGGGCTTATGCATGCGTCTTGCATTCGCGGATGCAATGTACCGGGACGAAAAGCCATTTCTGATTCTGGATGATCCGTTTGTGAATCTCGATGAGGAAAAAATAGAGCGCGGAAGAGTATTTGTAAGAGAAGTCGCAAAGGAATATCAGGTAATTTATTTTACCTGTCACGAAAACCGTGCGTGA
- a CDS encoding RrF2 family transcriptional regulator has protein sequence MKISTKGRYALRLMLDLAVYNTGEPISLKDVAKRQNISEKYMEQIISVLNKAGFVRGIRGAQGGYLLSRAPKDYTVGMILRLTEGELAPVACVGQNPIDCDRRSGCVTVRIWERLYDAISDVVDNITLQDLVDWNNEQSDQYMI, from the coding sequence ATGAAAATATCAACAAAGGGAAGATATGCGCTTCGCCTGATGCTGGATTTGGCAGTTTATAATACCGGAGAACCGATTAGTTTAAAAGATGTTGCAAAGAGGCAGAATATATCTGAAAAATATATGGAGCAGATTATTTCTGTATTGAATAAGGCAGGATTTGTGCGTGGAATCCGAGGTGCGCAGGGTGGATATCTGCTTTCCCGTGCACCAAAGGATTATACAGTCGGTATGATCTTACGATTGACGGAAGGCGAACTTGCCCCGGTTGCCTGTGTTGGACAAAATCCAATTGACTGTGATAGAAGAAGTGGCTGCGTGACGGTTCGCATCTGGGAAAGACTTTATGATGCGATATCGGATGTTGTAGACAATATTACATTGCAGGATCTGGTGGATTGGAACAATGAGCAATCGGATCAATATATGATTTAA
- a CDS encoding metallophosphoesterase family protein, with the protein MKLLHCADIHLNSSLSAHLDGDKQKQRKTEILHTFLRMVDYAADQSVDGILIAGDLFDTKKIDRLTGNAVQSAITEHPEILFFYLRGNHDADGFLQSLEKIPDNLKLFGETWRSYAWEEDGATIVITGAESSAHNVQTLYSSLRLEPKHINLVMLHGQETPYASGVRQDAEQIPLAALQNKGIDYLALGHVHTYKREKLDARGIYVYPGCLEGRGFDECGVHGFCLLDIDAAHHKIQDTFVPFASRRLWEVSVDVSACASGVGVLNAIRETLQGIQVQAADMVKVCLTGSLPVNVEVDTELLAMQLSQVYFYVKVVDQTIPEIDYDAYAYDVSLKGEFVRLVHAQTDLSDEQKTKIIQTGILALAGEAFV; encoded by the coding sequence ATGAAATTATTACATTGTGCAGATATTCATTTGAATTCTTCTTTGTCTGCGCATCTGGATGGAGATAAGCAGAAGCAGAGAAAAACCGAGATTCTGCATACGTTTCTGCGTATGGTGGATTATGCAGCTGATCAATCGGTGGATGGCATCCTGATTGCCGGAGATCTATTTGATACGAAGAAGATTGACCGATTAACAGGAAATGCAGTGCAATCAGCGATTACTGAACATCCGGAAATTTTATTTTTTTATCTGCGGGGAAATCATGATGCGGATGGATTTCTGCAGTCGTTGGAGAAAATTCCGGATAATCTGAAGCTGTTTGGGGAAACATGGCGTTCGTATGCATGGGAAGAAGATGGCGCAACAATTGTGATTACCGGTGCGGAAAGTTCTGCGCACAACGTACAGACACTATATTCATCACTCAGGCTTGAGCCGAAGCATATCAATCTTGTGATGCTGCATGGACAGGAGACGCCATATGCAAGTGGTGTAAGACAGGATGCTGAGCAGATTCCGCTTGCTGCGCTGCAAAACAAGGGAATTGATTATCTGGCACTTGGACATGTTCATACATATAAGCGGGAGAAACTCGATGCGAGAGGCATCTATGTGTATCCCGGTTGTTTAGAGGGCAGAGGATTTGATGAATGTGGAGTACATGGATTCTGCCTGCTTGATATTGATGCGGCGCATCATAAGATCCAGGATACATTTGTGCCATTTGCAAGCCGCAGATTGTGGGAGGTTTCTGTAGATGTAAGTGCGTGTGCATCTGGTGTGGGTGTCTTGAATGCTATCAGGGAAACGTTACAGGGAATACAGGTGCAGGCTGCCGATATGGTGAAGGTTTGTCTGACTGGAAGCCTGCCTGTGAATGTGGAAGTGGATACAGAACTGCTTGCGATGCAGTTATCACAAGTCTATTTCTATGTGAAAGTTGTAGATCAGACGATACCGGAGATTGACTATGATGCATATGCGTATGATGTGTCATTAAAAGGCGAGTTTGTGCGGCTGGTTCATGCACAGACAGATCTTTCGGACGAGCAGAAGACAAAAATTATTCAGACTGGAATATTGGCACTTGCCGGGGAGGCGTTTGTATGA
- a CDS encoding insulinase family protein, translated as MSNLENLTAYTVVEKKELKEVNGYGYILSHNKTKARVAVIENDDTNKVFTIGFRTPPADDTGVPHITEHSVLCGSRKFPVKDPFVELCKGSLNTFLNAMTYSDKTVYPLASLNDKDFHNLMHVYMDAVFYPNIYEKKEIMMQEGWHYEIDEETGELTYNGVVFNEMKGVYSSPEQQLYRIIEKSLLPHTAYGFESGGDPAAIPNLTQEDFIAFHKRYYHPSNSYIYLYGDMDVEKELRFIDEEYLQNFDYLEIDSALADEPAFEKPSEVREYYSIAENESEQDNTYLTYNMVIGTSADKKLCTAFSILEYALLSAPGAPLKKALIDAGIGKDILSSFDDGIKQPTFSIIAKNANVENLECFIRVIEDTLTSLVKDGMDKKSLLAAINYFEFKHKEGNFGRFPKGLMLGLNAFSTWLYDDAAALDLFSLNEVYDALKQDVQTGYFEALIDKYILKNMHKTYCLLMPKKGLNNEIVRREKAQLAAYKETLSAEDIEEIRANMVHLKEYQSSGDAEEDLKKIPMLTIDDIEKHARKTNNRILEIEHVKVLSHDIFTNGITYISLNFCMDDIDYDKFPVIALLTEIFKYVDTEHFSYSALSNEINLYTGGIGFSTAVTNKKEYGGYITHFIVSAKMLDAQLDKTMELVEEILFTSKLSDKKRLKEIIAETRAAMKDDILANGHTTAAGRATSYISPIGVVKELTEGIDYYMYLSDLDDHFEERYEKLVADLQETLGQLLRRDSLLVNFTSDKKPEDTLTESLSRLSCKLSTRLAFENVKEIPVVKKNEGFKTASQVQYVATAGNFCERGYEYTGALNVLQCIFSYDYLWINVRVKGGAYGCMCSFNRSGNAYFTSYRDPNLMETYEIYKKAPEYVKNFEADERDMTKYIIGAISKMDAPLTPSADGNFSLICYLMGIDDADLQQARDEVLGATPEVIRGLAGYVEAAVDGGVICAIGDEARLEDAKDAFAEVKSVF; from the coding sequence TTGAGTAATTTAGAGAATCTGACCGCGTATACGGTAGTGGAAAAAAAAGAATTAAAGGAAGTCAATGGATATGGATATATCCTTTCCCACAATAAGACAAAGGCACGGGTGGCTGTCATCGAGAATGATGATACGAATAAAGTATTTACAATCGGTTTCCGTACACCTCCGGCTGATGATACCGGTGTGCCACATATCACGGAACATTCGGTACTTTGCGGCTCAAGAAAGTTCCCGGTCAAGGATCCGTTTGTGGAACTCTGTAAGGGTAGTCTGAATACATTTTTAAATGCGATGACTTACTCGGATAAGACGGTATATCCGCTTGCCAGTCTGAATGACAAGGATTTCCATAATTTGATGCATGTCTATATGGATGCGGTTTTTTACCCGAATATCTATGAGAAAAAAGAAATCATGATGCAGGAAGGCTGGCATTATGAGATTGACGAGGAAACAGGTGAGCTTACTTATAACGGTGTTGTATTTAATGAGATGAAGGGTGTGTACTCCTCACCGGAACAGCAGCTTTATCGTATCATCGAGAAGTCTTTGCTGCCACATACTGCATATGGATTTGAATCCGGTGGAGATCCAGCTGCGATTCCGAATCTTACACAGGAGGATTTTATTGCATTCCATAAGCGGTATTATCATCCAAGTAACAGTTATATTTATCTGTATGGTGATATGGATGTGGAGAAGGAACTTCGATTTATTGATGAGGAGTATTTACAGAACTTTGACTATTTAGAAATCGATTCCGCATTGGCAGATGAACCTGCATTTGAGAAGCCGTCGGAGGTACGTGAGTATTACTCAATTGCAGAGAATGAATCGGAGCAGGATAACACGTATTTGACTTACAATATGGTTATTGGTACAAGTGCAGACAAAAAATTATGTACGGCATTTTCAATTTTGGAATATGCTTTGTTATCTGCGCCCGGTGCACCGCTGAAAAAAGCATTGATTGATGCAGGAATAGGTAAGGACATTCTGTCATCCTTTGATGATGGCATCAAACAGCCTACCTTCTCTATCATTGCGAAGAATGCAAATGTAGAGAATTTAGAATGCTTCATCCGGGTAATTGAGGATACACTTACTTCTCTTGTAAAGGATGGAATGGACAAAAAGTCTCTGCTTGCCGCAATCAATTATTTTGAGTTTAAACATAAGGAAGGCAATTTTGGTCGATTCCCGAAGGGATTGATGCTTGGGTTAAATGCATTTTCCACATGGCTTTATGATGATGCAGCAGCGCTTGATCTGTTCAGTTTAAATGAAGTCTATGATGCGTTGAAACAGGATGTGCAGACCGGATATTTTGAAGCTCTGATTGATAAGTATATCTTGAAAAATATGCATAAAACATATTGTCTGCTGATGCCAAAGAAGGGACTTAACAACGAGATTGTCCGGCGCGAGAAGGCACAGCTTGCTGCATACAAGGAGACACTCTCTGCGGAAGATATCGAAGAAATTCGTGCAAATATGGTACATCTGAAGGAGTACCAGAGTTCCGGCGATGCGGAGGAAGACTTGAAGAAGATTCCAATGCTTACAATCGATGATATAGAGAAGCATGCAAGAAAGACGAACAACCGTATTTTGGAAATTGAACATGTCAAGGTATTAAGTCATGACATTTTCACGAATGGAATCACGTATATAAGCCTGAATTTCTGTATGGATGATATCGACTATGATAAGTTCCCTGTAATTGCGCTTTTGACGGAGATCTTTAAGTATGTGGATACGGAGCATTTCAGCTATAGTGCGTTATCAAATGAAATCAATTTGTATACTGGTGGTATTGGATTTAGCACAGCAGTCACAAATAAGAAAGAGTATGGTGGCTATATCACACATTTTATTGTCAGTGCGAAGATGTTGGATGCACAGCTCGATAAGACGATGGAGTTAGTTGAGGAGATATTATTTACTTCGAAGCTTTCAGATAAGAAGCGCTTAAAAGAGATTATCGCAGAGACGCGCGCCGCCATGAAGGATGATATACTTGCAAATGGTCACACGACGGCAGCAGGTCGTGCGACTTCGTATATTTCTCCAATCGGTGTTGTGAAGGAACTGACAGAGGGGATTGATTATTATATGTATCTGTCAGATCTGGATGATCATTTTGAGGAACGGTATGAGAAACTGGTGGCAGATCTGCAGGAGACACTTGGACAGCTTCTGCGCAGAGATTCGCTGCTTGTGAACTTTACTTCAGATAAGAAACCGGAGGATACGCTGACCGAGAGCCTGAGCAGACTCTCCTGCAAGCTATCGACAAGACTGGCGTTTGAGAATGTGAAGGAAATTCCGGTAGTAAAAAAGAACGAAGGCTTCAAGACGGCAAGTCAGGTGCAATATGTAGCGACAGCCGGTAATTTCTGTGAACGTGGATATGAGTATACCGGGGCTTTGAATGTATTACAGTGTATCTTCTCGTACGATTATCTGTGGATTAATGTGCGTGTGAAGGGCGGTGCTTATGGCTGCATGTGCAGTTTTAACCGTAGTGGAAATGCATATTTTACTTCTTACCGTGATCCTAATTTGATGGAAACATATGAGATTTATAAGAAGGCACCGGAATATGTGAAGAACTTTGAGGCAGATGAACGCGATATGACGAAATATATCATTGGAGCAATCAGCAAGATGGACGCGCCGCTTACTCCATCGGCGGATGGTAATTTTAGCCTCATATGTTATCTGATGGGAATTGATGATGCAGATTTGCAGCAGGCAAGAGATGAAGTACTTGGCGCGACGCCGGAGGTGATTCGTGGACTTGCCGGATATGTAGAGGCAGCAGTTGATGGCGGTGTGATTTGCGCAATCGGCGATGAAGCGCGGCTTGAAGACGCGAAGGATGCATTTGCAGAAGTAAAGAGTGTATTTTAG
- the era gene encoding GTPase Era, which produces MDNLSTYKSGFVAIIGRPNVGKSTLMNHLIGQKIAITSSKAQTTRNRIQTVYTDDEGQIIFLDTPGINKAKNKLGEYMMNVAYSTLNEVDIVMWIVEPTTFIGAGERHIIDVLSKVNTPVVLVINKTDTVDKQAVADAINTYKEVHDFDAIVPVSALRGHNQAELIKTLKRLLPFGPQFYDEDTITDQPERQIVAEMIREQALRQLDKEIPHGIAVVIDRMKERPDGSCMDIDATIICERDSHKGIIIGKQGAMLKKIGTKARISMENLLDMKVNLKLWVKVKKDWRDSDTLLRNYGYREDN; this is translated from the coding sequence ATGGATAACTTATCGACATACAAATCCGGATTTGTTGCTATTATCGGACGCCCAAACGTAGGAAAGTCCACGTTGATGAACCATCTGATCGGACAGAAGATTGCGATTACAAGCAGCAAAGCGCAGACGACGAGAAACCGGATTCAGACAGTATATACAGATGACGAGGGACAGATTATATTCTTGGATACACCGGGTATCAACAAGGCGAAAAACAAGCTTGGCGAGTATATGATGAATGTTGCGTATTCCACATTAAATGAGGTAGATATCGTTATGTGGATCGTGGAGCCAACGACATTTATCGGTGCGGGTGAACGTCATATCATTGATGTGTTAAGTAAGGTAAATACACCGGTGGTACTTGTCATCAACAAGACAGATACGGTAGATAAACAGGCAGTTGCGGATGCTATAAACACATACAAGGAAGTACATGATTTTGATGCGATTGTTCCGGTTTCTGCACTGCGTGGACACAATCAGGCGGAGCTTATTAAGACGTTAAAGCGGCTGCTTCCGTTTGGTCCACAGTTTTACGATGAGGATACAATCACGGATCAGCCGGAACGCCAGATTGTGGCGGAGATGATCCGAGAACAGGCACTGCGCCAGTTAGATAAGGAAATCCCACATGGCATCGCTGTTGTAATTGACCGGATGAAGGAACGTCCGGACGGGAGCTGTATGGATATTGATGCAACAATTATTTGTGAGCGGGATTCCCATAAGGGAATTATCATCGGAAAACAGGGCGCAATGTTGAAAAAAATAGGTACAAAAGCACGTATCAGCATGGAAAATTTATTGGATATGAAAGTGAATTTAAAGCTATGGGTAAAGGTGAAGAAGGACTGGAGAGACAGTGACACTCTTCTTCGAAATTACGGATATCGGGAGGACAATTAA
- the cysK gene encoding cysteine synthase A, with translation MSKVIKSALELIGNTPLLAADRYAKKAGVTDVNLFVKLEYLNPSGSVKDRIALAMIEDAEEKGELKPGATIIEPTSGNTGIGIAAVATAKGYRAILTLPETMSVERRNLLKAYGAELVLTDGSKGMKGAIAKAEELKESIPGAIILGQFDNPANSEMHKKTTGPEIWEQTEGKVDIFVAGVGTGGTLTGVGEYLKSKNPDVKIVAVEPATSAVLSTGQAGSHKIQGIGAGFVPKVLNTKIYDEIITIENDDAFEEGRAFARAEGVLVGISSGAALKAADILAKRPENKGKTIVALLPDSGDRYLSTALFAEQ, from the coding sequence ATGAGTAAAGTAATTAAAAGCGCGTTGGAATTAATCGGTAATACACCATTGCTTGCAGCAGACCGTTATGCAAAGAAGGCAGGCGTGACAGATGTAAATCTGTTCGTAAAGCTGGAGTACCTGAATCCATCAGGATCCGTAAAGGATCGTATTGCACTAGCTATGATTGAGGATGCTGAGGAAAAGGGAGAGCTTAAGCCGGGCGCAACAATCATTGAGCCAACATCCGGAAATACAGGTATCGGTATTGCAGCTGTTGCAACAGCAAAGGGCTATCGTGCAATCCTGACATTACCTGAGACCATGAGTGTAGAGCGTAGAAATCTTCTGAAGGCATATGGTGCAGAGCTTGTATTGACAGATGGTTCTAAGGGAATGAAGGGTGCTATTGCAAAGGCAGAAGAGTTGAAGGAGTCAATTCCGGGTGCAATCATCCTTGGACAGTTTGATAACCCTGCCAATTCCGAGATGCACAAGAAGACAACCGGACCGGAGATTTGGGAGCAGACAGAGGGCAAGGTTGATATCTTTGTAGCCGGTGTTGGTACAGGTGGAACGCTGACCGGTGTTGGTGAGTATTTGAAGTCTAAGAATCCGGATGTAAAGATTGTGGCAGTAGAACCTGCAACAAGTGCAGTTCTTTCAACAGGTCAGGCCGGATCTCATAAGATTCAGGGAATCGGAGCCGGATTTGTGCCAAAGGTACTGAATACGAAGATTTACGATGAGATTATTACAATCGAGAACGATGATGCATTTGAAGAGGGAAGAGCCTTCGCAAGAGCTGAGGGTGTTCTGGTTGGTATCTCATCCGGCGCGGCATTAAAAGCAGCAGATATTTTAGCAAAAAGACCGGAGAACAAAGGAAAGACAATCGTTGCATTGCTTCCGGATTCCGGTGACAGATATCTGTCTACCGCATTATTTGCAGAGCAGTAA
- a CDS encoding glycoside hydrolase family 3 protein — MVFFGIFGSENLLRDGERMQSETTEHMSTTTSPKPDATEKPIAEIEHTSSDAQMTVLDVRIQEKIKTMTLEEKVGQMFFVKNDGRFGPDELMQYPVGGIILFAGDLAGETADSLTEKIQSFQEASDIPLLIGTDEEGGTVIRVSKYSALADHTFQSPRSIYASGGMDAIRMDTEEKSKLLLSYGINVNFAPVCDLSGNKSDFIYERSFGDDPQETAEYVDTVVTVMRSEKIGTVLKHFPGYGSNGDTHVNRIEDTRTYEQFVTQDYIPFEAGVNAGADCILVSHNVVTAIDNDYPASLSEKVHGEIRNVLRFDGVVITDDLMMNGVSEGYDLEEAAVRAVKAGNDMLLSTNYQEQIKAVIQAVKNGEIDETQIDASVARVLKWKSRLGLEIL, encoded by the coding sequence ATGGTTTTTTTTGGAATCTTTGGTTCGGAAAATCTTCTTCGGGATGGCGAGCGTATGCAATCAGAAACGACGGAACACATGAGTACGACAACTTCGCCAAAGCCGGATGCAACAGAGAAACCGATTGCAGAGATTGAACATACATCGTCAGATGCACAGATGACTGTCCTGGATGTGAGAATTCAGGAGAAGATTAAAACAATGACCTTGGAAGAAAAGGTTGGACAGATGTTTTTCGTAAAAAATGATGGACGCTTCGGACCGGATGAGCTAATGCAATATCCGGTTGGGGGCATTATTTTATTTGCTGGAGATTTGGCAGGTGAGACGGCAGATTCCCTGACGGAGAAGATACAGTCCTTTCAGGAGGCTTCCGATATCCCATTGCTAATAGGAACGGACGAAGAAGGTGGTACGGTTATTCGTGTCAGCAAGTATAGTGCGCTGGCAGATCATACATTTCAATCTCCAAGGTCAATCTATGCATCGGGAGGTATGGATGCGATACGGATGGACACAGAAGAAAAATCAAAACTGTTGTTATCATATGGTATTAATGTCAACTTCGCACCGGTCTGTGATTTGTCCGGAAATAAAAGTGACTTTATATATGAACGTTCTTTTGGAGATGATCCACAAGAGACAGCAGAATATGTCGATACCGTTGTTACCGTGATGCGCTCAGAGAAGATTGGTACGGTATTAAAGCATTTTCCGGGGTATGGCAGTAATGGGGATACCCATGTGAACCGGATTGAGGATACAAGGACGTATGAGCAGTTCGTGACGCAGGATTATATTCCGTTTGAAGCCGGGGTGAATGCAGGGGCAGATTGTATATTAGTCAGCCATAATGTGGTCACGGCAATTGATAACGACTATCCGGCATCCCTGTCAGAGAAGGTGCACGGTGAGATACGGAATGTGCTGCGGTTTGATGGCGTGGTGATTACAGATGATTTAATGATGAACGGCGTGTCTGAGGGTTATGATCTGGAAGAGGCGGCAGTGCGGGCAGTGAAAGCAGGAAATGATATGCTGCTTTCCACAAATTATCAGGAACAGATTAAAGCGGTGATACAGGCAGTTAAAAACGGAGAAATCGATGAGACACAAATTGATGCATCAGTTGCTCGTGTCTTGAAATGGAAAAGCCGGTTGGGACTTGAAATATTATAA